AGTTTGCGGAGTCCAGCCGCCTCGATCTGAATCAGCTTACCATCGCTGCGGGCGATTCCCGAGGCGTTGAGTTGATAGGGCGGCAGCAGCGCAGACAAGGCCATCAGATCGCCGGCGACGACCCTGCCGACGACGACTTTCTTCCCACTGCCAAGCGTGAAAGCGATATCGACTTCACCTTCGATTACTAGATACAGATGGGTGGCTTCCTCGCCTTTTTCATAAATCCTCGCAGTAGCTTTGAAGGCCGAACTTTCGTGGAAAATTTCCTCGCCGGCTTTGAAGGACCTTTCTTCACTGATCATGGCGACGGCTTTGATGCAGCTTTCACTGATGCCGGCAAAATGGGGATAACGTCGTAGGATTTCAGGTGAGATCATTGGATTTCCCTTTCCATTTCGAGAGCGAATAAGGCTGCGTCCACTGCGTGTGGAAGCGCAGCTTCGACTTCGGGGGATAGACTTTCGTCAAAGGTTTGCACGTCGGCCGCTTCGATGCCTATGAGCAGGATGTCCTTCGAATCGGGAAGATACGCACCAGCCTGACGTCCGAGCGCAAGCGCAGTGGGTAGATTCATATCGTGTGCCGAGGCACTGCGCTGCGTGGGCACGTCGTCCGGTGAGAGAACGTGAATCGTACCGGGCGCAGCTCCGGTCTGGATGGCGTCGATGATCACGGCGCGATCGAAACCGATCATGCGTTCCATCAGGCGTAGGCCGCCCCAGTAATCCTCGTCGATTTCGATTTGTTCGTTCTGCGGAAGAATCTCGCGCAGCATTTTGGCGACGCGCAATCCGACACTGTCGTCTTTGAGAAGCGGATTTCCGAGTCCAAGTACAAGCGTTTTCACTTTTTTATTATACCGGGAAAAATCGGGGGATCAGGAGCGAAAGCGGCCCTGATCCCC
The Anaerolineales bacterium DNA segment above includes these coding regions:
- a CDS encoding cyclic nucleotide-binding domain-containing protein, with product MISPEILRRYPHFAGISESCIKAVAMISEERSFKAGEEIFHESSAFKATARIYEKGEEATHLYLVIEGEVDIAFTLGSGKKVVVGRVVAGDLMALSALLPPYQLNASGIARSDGKLIQIEAAGLRKLCEENTDLGYRLMLGVAKALHNRLLDTRVELAGQISQ
- a CDS encoding hydrogenase maturation protease is translated as MKTLVLGLGNPLLKDDSVGLRVAKMLREILPQNEQIEIDEDYWGGLRLMERMIGFDRAVIIDAIQTGAAPGTIHVLSPDDVPTQRSASAHDMNLPTALALGRQAGAYLPDSKDILLIGIEAADVQTFDESLSPEVEAALPHAVDAALFALEMEREIQ